A single genomic interval of Malania oleifera isolate guangnan ecotype guangnan chromosome 13, ASM2987363v1, whole genome shotgun sequence harbors:
- the LOC131146377 gene encoding (+)-cis,trans-nepetalactol synthase NEPS2-like: MADPAISPPKKKLEGKVAIVTGGASGLGEATARHFADHGARAVVIADIQDEQGRRVAESIGSHRCSYVRCDVTDEDQVRSAVEHAVREYGKLEVMFSNAGIVSVSADQVVLDLDLTALDRIYAVNARGMAACVKHAARAMVEGGVRGSIVCTASVSGSRGGLRRTDYVMSKHAVVGLVRSASRQLGAHGIRVNSVSPYAVATPGLCAAQRMEAQEVERVYEPFANLKGGGVLKAENVADAVVFLASDESAFVTGHDLVVDGGFLSF, translated from the coding sequence ATGGCGGATCCGGCGATCAGTCCTCCCAAGAAAAAGTTGGAAGGAAAAGTCGCCATAGTCACCGGCGGCGCCAGTGGCCTCGGCGAGGCAACCGCACGCCACTTCGCCGATCACGGGGCCCGCGCCGTCGTCATCGCCGACATCCAGGACGAGCAAGGCCGGCGCGTGGCCGAATCCATTGGTTCCCACCGCTGCAGCTACGTCCGCTGCGACGTCACCGACGAGGACCAGGTGAGGAGCGCGGTGGAACACGCGGTGCGCGAGTATGGCAAGCTCGAAGTCATGTTCAGCAACGCCGGGATCGTGAGCGTATCGGCGGACCAGGTGGTTCTGGACCTCGACTTGACGGCACTGGACCGCATCTACGCCGTGAACGCGCGGGGGATGGCGGCGTGCGTGAAGCACGCGGCGCGCGCGATGGTGGAGGGCGGCGTGAGGGGGAGCATCGTGTGCACGGCGAGCGTGTCGGGCAGCCGGGGCGGCCTGCGGCGGACGGACTACGTGATGTCGAAGCACGCGGTGGTGGGGCTGGTGCGGTCGGCGAGCCGGCAGCTGGGGGCGCACGGGATTAGGGTGAATAGCGTGTCGCCGTACGCGGTGGCGACGCCGGGGCTGTGCGCGGCGCAGAGGATGGAGGCTCAGGAGGTGGAGAGGGTTTACGAGCCCTTCGCGAACCTGAAAGGGGGCGGTGTGCTGAAAGCAGAGAATGTGGCGGATGCGGTGGTGTTTCTTGCGAGCGATGAATCGGCGTTTGTCACCGGACATGACCTTGTCGTCGATGGTGGGTTCCTGTCTTTCTAG